The Lates calcarifer isolate ASB-BC8 linkage group LG6, TLL_Latcal_v3, whole genome shotgun sequence genome includes a region encoding these proteins:
- the LOC108889537 gene encoding dystroglycan 1 translates to MWPPQLFIDICWAAQRPIAMHYKRRDMSCGDAGRSRLLSCRTIPLVIVLLVTMAQGAVPEQQETLVEMISVELEASMQSSMLSELQAAASSVGEGPPTAIPDSSTKNAGVHTGIPDSSAIVGQVFQLKVPPGPANASCNVHLTEMGKETLPSWLYWDKESCILRGLALEQDKGVYHILVSGEEIIEKTGSQAFPSTVFSVEVYPEERADTEPALLTLQSDISGLQPFTCGSEEPVTVLTVILDADLTKMVAEQRANLLGIMRKFSHVPIEHMRVVPVVNNRLFDMSAFMAGPGNAKKVVENGALLSWKLGCALDQGSIPDISSVQSSAKDGTMSARLGYPVVGWHIVNKKPHGVKRVRRQLNNTPTPVPSLLPPTTHPEPPVRVVPTPTSPSIAPATENSAPPVRGPLPLPVKPTMRVRDQIAHTPVFGPPQPTRVLGTTSTIPIQPTMTRPTFVEATAVPTPPSTTKKPKPSATRKPKKPKPSTQAPREPKSTTAKPPRRTTPLSLAPDSNQTPQMRNPIDQVNAWVGTYFEVKIPPDTFFDKEDGTTDKLRLTLKKTPKEPVSETSWIQFNSTIQLLYGLPEEQHEGKHEYFMLATDKGGRSIMDAFEVQVNRWSTYDKPSVVFAARFHGDPKTLSNDVHKKILLTKKLAYALGDRNSSSVTLRSITRGSIVVEWTNNSLQQSPCPKDEITVLSNKISDSQGTPKLAFVKAMEPEFKPINISVRGINKCQSYTFIPPGEVPLPVLPTATPSPGTGRRSSDDVYLHTVIPAVVVAALLLIAGIIAMVCYRKKRKGKMTIEEQATFIKKGVPIIFADELDDSKSPPSSSIPLILQEEKPPLPPPEYPNMAGPHSTLLNQDLLEEYSVYQDDDPNAPPYQPPPPFTVPIEGKGSRPKNMTAYRSPPPYVPP, encoded by the exons ATGTGGCCTCCTCAGTTGTTCATAGACATCTGTTGGGCAGCCCAAAGGCCTATTGCTATGCACTATAAAAGGAGAGACATGAGTTGCGGGGATGCTGGGAGGAGCAGGCTTCTTTCGTGCAGGACTATCCCTCTGGTAATTGTGCTTCTGGTGACCATGGCCCAGGGCGCTGTGCCAGAGCAACAAGAGACACTGGTGGAGATGATATCTGTGGAGCTAGAGGCTTCCATGCAGTCCTCTATGCTCTCTGAGCTCCAGGCTGCTGCATCCTCTGTTGGTGAAGGGCCACCTACAGCCATCCCAGATTCCTCTACAAAGAATGCGGGAGTGCACACTGGTATACCTGACTCTTCTGCTATTGTGGGCCAGGTGTTCCAGTTGAAGGTTCCACCAGGACCTGCAAATGCAAGCTGTAATGTCCAT CTCACTGAGATGGGAAAGGAGACTTTACCCTCCTGGCTATATTGGGACAAAGAAAGCTGCATTCTGAGAGGTTTGGCCCTGGAGCAGGATAAAGGTGTGTATCATATCTTGGTGTCTGGAGAGGAGATAATTGAGAAGACTGGCAGCCAAGCATTCCCCAGTACAGTCTTCTCTGTTGAAGTATACCCAGAAGAAAGAGCAGACACTGAACCAGCCCTGCTCACTCTACAATCTGATATCAGCGGCCTCCAGCCTTTCACCTGTGGCTCTGAAGAGCCTGTCACCGTCCTCACTGTCATCTTGGATGCGGACTTGACAAAGATGGTTGCTGAACAGAGGGCCAACTTACTCGGTATTATGAGAAAATTCTCACATGTGCCCATAGAGCATATGAGGGTAGTCCCTGTCGTCAACAACCGCTTATTTGACATGTCTGCTTTCATGGCTGGACCAGGGAATGCCAAGAAGGTGGTGGAGAATGGGGCCCTATTGTCGTGGAAACTTGGATGTGCCCTTGACCAGGGCAGCATCCCTGACATTAGCAGCGTCCAATCCTCAGCAAAGGATGGGACCATGTCAGCTAGGCTGGGGTACCCAGTGGTTGGCTGGCACATTGTCAACAAAAAACCCCACGGAGTGAAACGGGTTAGACGGCAGTTGAACAATACACCTACTCCAGTGCCCTCCCTGCTTCCTCCAACTACCCACCCAGAGCCCCCTGTGCGTGTCGTTCCAACTCCAACTTCGCCCTCTATTGCCCCAGCAACAGAGAACTCTGCTCCCCCTGTCCGAGGCCCTTTGCCTCTTCCAGTGAAGCCCACAATGAGGGTCAGAGATCAGATAGCCCACACACCTGTTTTTGGGCCTCCCCAACCCACAAGAGTACTAGGAACTACAAGCACCATCCCTATCCAGCCGACCATGACCCGGCCTACATTTGTAGAGGCCACTGCTGTACCAACACCACCTAGCACCACCAAAAAACCTAAACCTTCTGCCACAAGGAAACCCAAGAAACCCAAACCCTCTACTCAAGCACCCCGGGAACCCAAGTCCACCACAGCTAAACCGCCCAGACGCACCACTCCTCTCTCTTTGGCTCCAGACTCAAATCAAACCCCGCAGATGCGCAACCCCATTGATCAGGTGAATGCGTGGGTTGGCACATACTTCGAGGTTAAGATTCCTCCTGATACATTCTTTGACAAGGAGGATGGTACTACTGATAAGCTGCGTTTGACTTTGAAAAAGACCCCCAAAGAACCAGTAAGTGAAACATCCTGGATCCAGTTTAACAGCACTATCCAACTTCTGTACGGCCTTCCGGAAGAGCAGCACGAGGGGAAACATGAGTACTTCATGTTAGCCACTGATAAGGGTGGGAGGAGCATCATGGATGCTTTTGAGGTACAAGTTAACCGTTGGTCTACGTATGACAAACCATCAGTTGTGTTTGCTGCTCGCTTCCACGGGGACCCCAAAACTTTAAGCAATGATGTCCATAAGAAGATTCTTTTGACCAAAAAGTTGGCTTATGCACTCGGTGATCGCAATAGCAGCTCAGTGACCCTGAGAAGCATCACAAGGGGCTCCATTGTGGTTGAATGGACCAATAACAGTCTCCAGCAGAGTCCTTGTCCAAAGGATGAGATCACAGTTCTTAGCAACAAAATTTCTGATTCCCAGGGGACACCTAAACTGGCCTTCGTCAAAGCCATGGAGCCAGAATTCAAACCCATTAACATCTCTGTTCGTGGTATAAATAAATGCCAGAGCTACACGTTCATCCCACCAGGAGAGGTGCCATTACCTGTTCTTCCAACAGCTACACCTTCACCTGGGACAGGCCGTAGGAGCAGTGATGATGTTTACTTACACACTGTTATTCCTGCTGTAGTGGTAGCAGCCCTGCTGCTTATAGCTGGGATCATTGCTATGGTCTGCTACCGCAAGAAGCGCAAAGGGAAGATGACCATTGAGGAGCAGGCCACTTTCATCAAGAAAGGAGTCCCCATAATATTTGCAGATGAGTTGGATGATTCCAAATCACCCCCGTCCTCCAGCATCCCTCTTATCCTTCAGGAGGAAAAGCCCCCACTTCCCCCTCCAGAGTACCCTAACATGGCTGGACCCCACAGTACCCTACTCAACCAGGATTTGCTAGAGGAGTATTCTGTCTATCAAGATGATGATCCTAATGCCCCTCCTTACCAGCCCCCACCACCATTTACTGTCCCTATAGAGGGCAAAGGCTCTCGCCCCAAGAACATGACCGCATACAGGTCACCACCTCCCTATGTGCCTCCCTAA